The following coding sequences lie in one Deltaproteobacteria bacterium genomic window:
- a CDS encoding glycosyltransferase, with protein sequence MTARRPQRIAIALPRDNDFYRALAAQMCRGFEACGLEATSVLRLLAADDMRDFCASVRPDVLLEMNRSRAMAEFVPDDVVHLTWVVDLGGRAVDDFAGSAYTYLFSDAWLPHFTLDAPHRWLGPGACPQDYPQRAHTSNQRLAFLGHIPNPWTPEELARDVTGGAGVCDFGSLLPAIERLLRPDDPHQALLGVEDFLRRIDGACYAIGGHPLVIDDALAYDITCRVVRHLNRTELADAALAMASRRGLQGDALARWLGIWGTPNWSRWPRFAPHYHGWLATPAQMSEVYTGTEIVLHEGTGVHFRSMDAMSTGALVSFREGDLGSHVDAIHLGFEPHVHFVPFHLHEIDDALAPYLADPVRAQAMRDAAAARIRDAHTWRHRAQGILDDLASL encoded by the coding sequence ATGACCGCTCGTCGACCGCAACGCATCGCGATCGCGCTGCCCCGCGACAATGACTTCTACCGCGCCCTCGCTGCGCAGATGTGCCGCGGCTTCGAGGCGTGCGGCCTCGAGGCCACCAGCGTGCTGCGTCTGCTCGCCGCGGACGACATGCGGGACTTCTGCGCCAGCGTGCGCCCCGACGTGTTGCTCGAGATGAACCGCTCGCGCGCGATGGCGGAGTTCGTGCCCGACGACGTCGTGCACCTGACGTGGGTCGTCGACCTCGGCGGTCGCGCGGTCGATGACTTCGCGGGCTCGGCGTACACGTATCTCTTCAGCGACGCGTGGCTGCCCCACTTCACGCTCGACGCGCCGCATCGTTGGCTCGGCCCCGGCGCGTGCCCGCAGGACTACCCGCAACGCGCCCACACCTCGAACCAACGCCTGGCGTTCCTCGGCCACATCCCGAATCCGTGGACCCCGGAGGAGCTCGCGCGCGACGTCACCGGCGGGGCTGGCGTGTGCGACTTCGGCAGTCTGCTGCCGGCGATCGAGCGGCTGCTGCGACCCGACGATCCGCACCAAGCGCTGCTCGGCGTCGAGGACTTCCTACGTCGCATCGACGGGGCCTGCTATGCGATCGGCGGCCACCCCTTGGTGATCGACGACGCGCTCGCCTACGACATCACGTGCCGCGTGGTGCGGCACCTCAACCGCACCGAGCTGGCCGACGCGGCGCTCGCGATGGCATCGCGGCGCGGCCTGCAGGGCGACGCGCTCGCACGGTGGCTCGGAATCTGGGGCACGCCCAACTGGTCGCGGTGGCCTCGCTTCGCGCCGCACTACCACGGCTGGCTCGCCACGCCGGCGCAGATGTCCGAGGTCTACACCGGCACGGAGATCGTGCTGCACGAGGGCACCGGCGTGCACTTTCGATCGATGGATGCGATGAGCACCGGCGCGCTGGTGTCGTTCCGCGAGGGTGATCTCGGCAGCCATGTCGACGCGATCCACCTCGGCTTCGAGCCGCACGTGCACTTCGTGCCGTTCCACCTGCACGAGATCGACGACGCCCTCGCGCCGTACCTCGCCGACCCCGTGCGCGCGCAGGCCATGCGCGACGCCGCGGCCGCGCGCATCCGCGACGCCCACACCTGGCGCCACCGCGCGCAGGGAATCCTCGACGACCTCGCGAGCCTGTGA
- a CDS encoding glycosyltransferase family 1 protein, with protein sequence MNAPVATDTPVEPTAADARWSEARILEALLDAGLPLPELDAVVLAIPQPAAAIVSLRRLAPNLRAIVVLSSTASDLPLVGATSLVIGDADTQRDDGLALLETLLRAGVRAARVAWIDDPDAGDDDVATALVRALGWRGLEPWLDTIAPEDARAHAVLGAWAERLELEQSSVAALRLWLLLYAHTRSGAIATRVAIAYDKLGAPQHAARWLPRADAPPAAIDELVAQARADAAVQAQAEQAQRDANLAALRERWPAAAEALAAASCSGLDILCTDALPWRWSSAAGVRRDPYPLVVSIDDDGMRERVRVHAHPESPARLRAQMTARVGAAGRHAMVGLADWAAVLNLVGNRVTTTLPGWTQQVYGFADDTAVLRRLLGAIDLRAVLASGVFAAVFVGDDATSQALRFFASERLRPVPRIRVGCDAIDPALARLDRERIEGWHRTTAALADHHRDTAARALAKLDAGAPLRVWLWSSIHTTVLRHVGAGLMAGFDALGHTAQLQIEHDPRDNYDLPAVADALAAFDADLAIQLDHIRPEYGPLLAPGLPVAAWVLDELPPLSDPALVAKLGALDLTFAWSAPLARAYAERGHPHSAKLLFAVDPATYHARDVLPAEDAIAYATHLTLPFEPRWAPGIYAELERVLQTMPQLPSGLVELAPVIERLLARTGVIVPEPLASTFAYDALLVARHVERTRVADEILAAGLPLRLYGRGWNRIERFAAHAHGEIAAGPDLRAMYQRHKVVLHINTRCNLHPRVLEAAASGGFVLARSDGDFDWADGGVHDALEIGRELCLFDDPADMLAKLRRALVDEPWRREFARAAHDRVHADHTYVQRARTIVDALHARLRAVAGDPTTHDPA encoded by the coding sequence ATGAACGCACCCGTAGCCACCGACACCCCGGTCGAGCCGACCGCCGCCGACGCGCGCTGGTCCGAGGCGCGGATCCTCGAGGCACTGCTCGACGCCGGGCTACCGCTGCCCGAACTCGACGCGGTGGTGCTGGCGATCCCGCAGCCCGCCGCCGCGATCGTGAGCCTGCGACGACTCGCACCGAACCTGCGCGCGATCGTGGTGCTGTCGTCGACGGCCAGCGATCTGCCGCTCGTCGGCGCGACCTCGCTGGTCATCGGTGACGCCGACACCCAACGCGACGACGGCCTCGCACTGCTCGAGACGCTGCTGCGTGCAGGCGTGCGTGCCGCTCGGGTCGCGTGGATCGACGACCCCGATGCCGGCGATGACGACGTTGCGACCGCGTTGGTGCGTGCGCTCGGTTGGCGTGGTCTGGAGCCGTGGCTCGACACGATCGCGCCGGAGGACGCTCGTGCGCACGCGGTGCTCGGCGCATGGGCCGAGCGACTCGAGCTCGAGCAGAGCTCCGTGGCGGCGCTGCGACTGTGGCTGCTGCTCTACGCGCACACGCGCTCGGGCGCGATCGCAACCCGCGTCGCCATCGCCTACGACAAGCTCGGCGCACCCCAGCACGCTGCGCGATGGCTGCCGCGTGCCGATGCACCGCCCGCAGCGATCGACGAGCTGGTCGCCCAGGCACGCGCCGACGCGGCCGTGCAGGCCCAGGCCGAGCAGGCCCAGCGCGACGCCAACCTCGCGGCCCTGCGCGAGCGCTGGCCGGCAGCCGCGGAGGCCCTCGCTGCCGCGTCGTGCAGCGGTCTGGACATCCTGTGCACCGATGCCCTGCCGTGGCGCTGGTCCAGCGCGGCCGGGGTCCGGCGCGATCCGTATCCGTTGGTCGTGAGCATCGACGACGACGGCATGCGCGAGCGCGTTCGCGTGCACGCGCATCCCGAGTCGCCGGCCCGACTGCGCGCGCAGATGACCGCGCGCGTCGGCGCGGCGGGACGGCACGCGATGGTCGGCCTCGCCGACTGGGCCGCGGTCTTGAACCTGGTGGGCAACCGCGTCACCACCACCCTGCCGGGCTGGACGCAGCAGGTCTACGGCTTCGCCGACGACACCGCAGTCCTGCGACGACTGCTGGGCGCGATCGATCTGCGCGCCGTGCTCGCGTCGGGCGTGTTCGCGGCGGTGTTCGTGGGCGATGACGCCACTTCGCAGGCCCTGCGATTCTTCGCGAGCGAGCGACTGCGACCGGTACCGAGGATTCGCGTGGGCTGTGATGCCATCGATCCCGCGCTCGCGCGACTCGATCGCGAGCGCATCGAGGGTTGGCACCGAACGACTGCGGCGCTCGCCGACCACCACCGCGACACCGCCGCCCGCGCGCTCGCGAAGCTCGACGCCGGCGCACCGCTGCGCGTGTGGCTGTGGTCGTCGATCCACACCACGGTACTGCGCCACGTCGGCGCGGGTCTGATGGCCGGCTTCGACGCGCTCGGCCACACCGCGCAGCTGCAGATCGAGCACGACCCGCGCGACAACTACGACCTCCCCGCGGTCGCCGATGCATTGGCGGCGTTCGATGCCGACCTCGCGATCCAGCTCGATCACATCCGACCCGAGTACGGCCCGCTGCTGGCGCCCGGTCTCCCGGTCGCCGCGTGGGTGCTCGACGAGCTGCCGCCGCTGTCGGATCCTGCGCTCGTCGCCAAGCTCGGCGCGCTCGACCTCACCTTCGCGTGGAGCGCTCCACTGGCGCGTGCCTACGCCGAGCGGGGCCATCCCCACAGCGCCAAGCTGCTGTTCGCGGTCGACCCTGCCACCTACCACGCCCGCGATGTGCTGCCCGCCGAGGACGCGATCGCCTACGCGACCCATCTGACGCTGCCGTTCGAGCCACGCTGGGCCCCTGGCATCTACGCCGAGCTCGAGCGCGTGCTGCAGACGATGCCACAGCTGCCGTCGGGCCTGGTCGAGCTCGCACCCGTGATCGAGCGGCTGCTCGCGCGCACCGGCGTGATCGTGCCGGAGCCGCTCGCGAGCACGTTTGCCTACGACGCCCTGCTGGTCGCGCGCCACGTCGAGCGCACCCGCGTGGCCGACGAGATCCTCGCGGCGGGTCTGCCCCTGCGACTCTACGGCCGCGGGTGGAATCGCATCGAGCGCTTCGCAGCCCACGCCCACGGCGAGATCGCGGCCGGGCCCGACCTGCGCGCGATGTACCAGCGCCACAAGGTCGTGCTGCACATCAACACCCGCTGCAACCTGCATCCCCGCGTGCTCGAGGCCGCGGCCAGCGGCGGCTTCGTGCTCGCGCGCTCCGACGGCGACTTCGACTGGGCCGATGGCGGGGTCCACGACGCGCTCGAGATCGGCCGCGAGCTGTGCCTGTTCGACGACCCCGCCGACATGCTGGCCAAGCTGCGCCGGGCCCTCGTCGACGAGCCGTGGCGACGCGAGTTCGCGCGGGCGGCCCACGACCGCGTGCACGCCGATCACACCTACGTGCAGCGGGCGCGTACGATCGTCGACGCGCTGCACGCCCGCCTGCGCGCCGTGGCCGGCGATCCGACCACGCACGACCCCGCGTAG
- a CDS encoding SMP-30/gluconolactonase/LRE family protein codes for MLFPRRASLGVSLVVLACGSPSGGDTGTSSGDGSTSSTGSDASDSGTSDPGTSGSSGAADGSSSTGTTGDPDACWTDLAFGEQEVFYDGFADGSEGLAFGADGKLYATTIAGTDGTLWQLDADGNAVDFAHVPYALGLAPRPEGGFVVASIGVNMQPDGAVYRVDADGTATQWATGIDSPNFVTLTPDGGALVSDDFDTRIFHVAADGTVTVALEMIESPNGMAYSPDGSHLYVATTFADDPPITRFEVDAQGLPVAGTGVEILRIGPVSTPDGIAVDEANMVYVAANLKGEIWRVDGGSTEVVPGELVSDGLGSPASLAFGHGAGFDPCSIYVTQLFGARILRVGIGTRGLPLP; via the coding sequence ATGCTCTTCCCGCGTCGCGCCTCGCTCGGTGTGTCCCTCGTCGTGCTCGCGTGCGGTTCGCCCTCGGGCGGTGACACCGGCACCAGCTCCGGCGACGGCAGCACCTCCTCGACCGGCAGCGACGCCAGCGACAGCGGCACCTCCGACCCGGGCACCAGCGGCAGCTCCGGTGCCGCCGATGGCTCGAGCAGCACCGGCACCACCGGCGATCCCGACGCGTGCTGGACCGACCTCGCGTTCGGCGAGCAAGAGGTCTTCTACGACGGCTTCGCCGACGGCAGTGAGGGGCTCGCGTTCGGTGCCGACGGCAAGCTCTACGCGACCACGATCGCGGGCACCGACGGCACGCTGTGGCAGCTCGACGCCGATGGCAACGCCGTCGACTTCGCCCACGTGCCCTACGCCCTCGGACTCGCGCCGCGACCCGAGGGCGGCTTCGTGGTCGCGTCCATCGGGGTCAACATGCAGCCCGACGGCGCTGTGTATCGCGTCGACGCCGACGGCACCGCCACACAGTGGGCGACCGGCATCGACAGCCCCAACTTCGTCACGCTCACGCCCGACGGCGGCGCGTTGGTATCCGACGATTTCGACACCCGCATCTTCCACGTCGCCGCCGACGGCACCGTCACCGTCGCGCTCGAGATGATCGAGTCACCCAACGGCATGGCCTACAGCCCCGACGGCAGCCACCTCTACGTCGCGACCACCTTCGCCGACGATCCACCGATCACACGCTTCGAGGTCGACGCGCAGGGGCTGCCCGTGGCCGGCACCGGGGTCGAGATCCTCCGCATCGGCCCGGTCTCGACGCCCGACGGCATCGCGGTCGACGAGGCCAACATGGTCTACGTCGCCGCCAACTTGAAGGGCGAGATCTGGCGGGTCGACGGTGGGTCGACCGAGGTCGTGCCCGGCGAACTGGTGAGCGATGGCCTCGGCTCGCCGGCGAGCCTCGCGTTCGGCCACGGCGCCGGCTTCGACCCGTGTTCGATCTACGTCACGCAGCTGTTCGGCGCGAGGATCCTGCGGGTCGGCATCGGCACACGCGGCCTGCCGCTGCCGTAG
- a CDS encoding serine/threonine protein kinase — translation MDTREQAPGIDTAATQAIVQQRLFDPSTPLQCIGRYRIVATLGRGGMGSVYAAFDPLLDRGVAIKLLHAHAADPEQLRSEARALAQLNHPNVVAVFEVGTHEGQLFVAMEQVQGQTLRTWLRAAHRRPRAVLQLLVQAGRALAAAHAVGIVHRDFKLDNAMLGDDGRVRVLDFGLALASGVDGYESNGSAPTPAESNATGARIAGTPGYMAPELFAGATADARSDQYAFCVSAWEALCGVRPNSRVTQEPDRGEHPMVAQPEPALRRVLARGLEADPTRRFASMDALLDALAQLRTRRRRRMALGALGVVVAVASMRWGWQELDERRRAAGCAEAGESIVAVWPGVDDGVRTAVREGLLATGAGYAAATDERVEARLDAYAAELATARAEVCGHAELARDWDRELVARADACLANRQLVLAGLVHRLPTADTAMLRLAAGAALSLPSVATCLDDDALLRQPAQPAGADDEIASIREHLASAAATRLTGRIDEMLESLESAVAQADRLAWVPLVVESRMRLSLQLGEVGQLPRAEAMMLDAYYRAAGAGLEQEAAHAAASLLALIGARMRRFEDGLAWAERAQLHRMRAGDQDSYLRTRLFSHLALSLMEMGELPLAHAYAELAAQSSRETTIVGSPEASRADTLLAAIRLQLGDTTIALDIMRRLADDSQAALGADHPDTAFAIDNLGTALVQVGRYDEARVLIERALLIRERSLPPDHPELVSSLLSLGVTEDARGEHASARDLDQRAYELASRVYGPEHPITTMALGNLASDEMSLGNLDAAREGYLRVCALREAALGPNHPDLARALSYLAATEIELARLDDAREHASRAIAIYESKFGPQHIKLASFLTLLGEAQLRAGQVAAARPVLERALALQASEPLPSDELAATRWALARVLWTQPRERARALSLAREALALYREHPEKTPLDLAAVQAWLREHDDLR, via the coding sequence ATGGACACGCGCGAGCAGGCCCCGGGCATCGACACCGCAGCGACGCAGGCGATCGTACAGCAGCGGCTGTTCGATCCGAGCACGCCGCTGCAGTGCATCGGTCGCTATCGCATCGTCGCCACGCTCGGGCGTGGTGGGATGGGCAGCGTCTACGCGGCGTTCGATCCGCTGTTGGACCGGGGGGTCGCGATCAAGCTGTTGCACGCGCACGCGGCTGACCCCGAGCAGCTGCGTAGCGAGGCGCGGGCACTGGCGCAGCTGAACCACCCCAATGTCGTCGCGGTCTTCGAGGTCGGCACGCACGAGGGGCAGCTGTTCGTGGCGATGGAGCAGGTGCAGGGGCAGACGCTGCGGACATGGTTGCGCGCGGCGCATCGGCGCCCCCGCGCGGTGCTGCAGCTGCTCGTGCAGGCCGGTCGTGCGCTCGCGGCCGCGCACGCGGTCGGGATCGTGCATCGCGACTTCAAGCTCGACAACGCGATGCTCGGCGACGATGGGCGCGTGCGCGTGCTGGACTTCGGCCTCGCGCTCGCCAGCGGCGTCGATGGGTACGAATCGAACGGCAGCGCGCCGACACCGGCCGAGTCCAACGCAACTGGTGCTCGCATCGCGGGCACGCCGGGGTACATGGCGCCCGAGCTGTTCGCGGGGGCCACCGCCGATGCCCGCTCCGATCAGTACGCCTTCTGCGTGAGCGCCTGGGAGGCGCTGTGCGGCGTGCGACCCAACAGCCGCGTCACGCAGGAGCCCGATCGCGGCGAGCACCCCATGGTCGCGCAGCCCGAGCCCGCGCTGCGTCGGGTGCTCGCGCGTGGGCTCGAGGCCGACCCCACCCGTCGCTTTGCGTCGATGGATGCGCTGCTCGACGCGCTCGCCCAGCTGCGTACGCGCAGGCGCCGTCGCATGGCCCTCGGTGCGCTCGGGGTCGTGGTCGCGGTGGCGTCGATGCGGTGGGGCTGGCAGGAACTCGACGAACGACGCCGTGCGGCCGGCTGCGCCGAGGCGGGCGAGTCGATCGTCGCGGTGTGGCCGGGCGTCGACGACGGCGTGCGCACGGCGGTGCGCGAGGGCCTGCTGGCGACCGGGGCGGGCTACGCCGCCGCCACCGACGAGCGGGTCGAAGCGCGGCTCGATGCCTACGCCGCGGAACTCGCGACCGCGCGCGCGGAGGTGTGTGGTCATGCCGAGCTCGCGCGTGATTGGGATCGCGAGCTCGTCGCGCGCGCCGATGCCTGCCTCGCGAACCGCCAGCTCGTGCTCGCGGGCCTGGTGCACCGCCTGCCGACTGCCGATACCGCGATGCTACGGCTGGCGGCCGGTGCCGCGCTCTCGCTGCCCAGCGTCGCCACCTGCCTCGACGACGATGCGCTGCTACGACAGCCTGCGCAGCCTGCAGGTGCCGACGACGAGATCGCGTCGATTCGCGAACACCTCGCCAGCGCCGCCGCTACGCGGCTGACCGGCCGCATCGACGAGATGCTCGAGTCGCTCGAGTCCGCGGTCGCGCAGGCCGATCGACTCGCCTGGGTACCGCTGGTGGTCGAGAGCCGCATGCGGCTGTCGTTGCAGCTTGGCGAGGTCGGGCAGCTGCCGCGCGCCGAGGCCATGATGCTCGACGCGTACTACCGCGCCGCCGGTGCCGGCCTCGAGCAGGAGGCCGCGCATGCGGCGGCCAGCCTGCTCGCACTCATCGGCGCGCGGATGCGGCGCTTCGAGGACGGGCTCGCGTGGGCCGAGCGGGCGCAGCTGCATCGCATGCGAGCCGGCGATCAGGATTCGTATCTCCGCACGCGCCTGTTCTCGCATCTGGCGCTCTCGCTGATGGAGATGGGCGAGCTGCCGCTCGCGCACGCGTATGCCGAGCTGGCGGCGCAGAGCTCCCGCGAGACGACCATCGTCGGCAGTCCCGAGGCATCTCGCGCCGACACGTTGCTCGCGGCGATCCGATTGCAGCTGGGCGACACCACGATCGCGCTCGACATCATGCGGCGACTCGCGGACGACAGCCAAGCAGCGCTCGGTGCCGACCACCCCGACACCGCCTTCGCGATCGACAACCTCGGCACGGCGTTGGTGCAGGTGGGTCGTTACGACGAGGCCCGCGTGCTGATCGAGCGTGCGCTGTTGATCCGCGAGCGATCGTTGCCGCCCGATCACCCGGAGTTGGTGTCGTCGCTGCTGTCGCTGGGTGTCACCGAGGATGCGCGCGGGGAGCATGCGAGTGCCCGCGATCTCGATCAGCGGGCCTACGAGCTCGCGTCGCGGGTATACGGGCCCGAGCATCCGATCACGACGATGGCGCTCGGCAACCTCGCGAGCGACGAGATGTCGCTGGGCAACCTCGATGCCGCGCGCGAGGGCTATCTCCGCGTGTGTGCGCTGCGTGAGGCCGCGCTGGGGCCCAACCACCCCGACCTCGCGCGCGCGCTGTCGTACCTCGCGGCGACCGAGATCGAGCTCGCGCGTCTCGATGACGCCCGCGAGCACGCCTCGCGGGCGATCGCGATCTACGAGTCCAAGTTCGGCCCGCAGCACATCAAGCTCGCGTCGTTCTTGACGCTGCTGGGCGAGGCGCAGCTGCGCGCGGGTCAGGTGGCCGCGGCTCGCCCTGTGCTCGAGCGCGCGCTGGCGTTGCAAGCCAGCGAGCCCTTGCCGAGCGACGAGCTCGCGGCCACGCGTTGGGCCCTCGCTCGTGTGCTCTGGACGCAGCCACGCGAGCGAGCACGAGCGCTGTCGCTGGCGCGCGAAGCCCTCGCGCTCTACCGCGAGCATCCCGAGAAGACGCCGCTCGATCTGGCCGCCGTGCAGGCGTGGCTGCGCGAGCACGACGACCTGCGGTGA
- a CDS encoding GTP-binding protein, whose product MSLPVPVTVVTGFLGAGKTTLVNAWLGGFARGEVAVIVNEHGDIGIDGELLAARVRTLVEITGGCICCSTQAELVHALDELAATATPPRRILIETSGAASPAGVVTAIASGGRSGAFVLDGVITVVDATRVNLLERHDLAVEQVGYADVVVLSRTDACDHVAIADATRVIAAHNGAAVVVASARGEIAAPGSLDALLAARDGELPVYRGPAPKRMRHVYESVSLSLDGDVDGDRFAEFIETELAPFAGRIFRTKGILAVAGVDERMILQGVADLVEITFGAPWDATPRHGRMVVVGYALDADALRRGFAGCAAHVEDPAAPALADDPG is encoded by the coding sequence ATGTCGCTGCCCGTGCCCGTGACGGTCGTGACCGGCTTCCTCGGCGCCGGCAAGACCACGCTCGTCAACGCGTGGTTGGGCGGGTTCGCTCGCGGTGAGGTCGCGGTCATCGTCAACGAACACGGCGACATCGGCATCGATGGCGAGCTGCTCGCGGCGCGGGTGCGTACGCTCGTCGAGATCACCGGCGGGTGCATCTGCTGCAGCACGCAGGCCGAGCTCGTGCACGCACTCGACGAGCTCGCGGCCACCGCGACCCCGCCGCGTCGGATTCTGATCGAGACCTCTGGCGCGGCCTCACCCGCCGGTGTCGTCACCGCCATTGCCAGCGGCGGTCGCTCGGGCGCGTTCGTCCTCGACGGTGTGATCACCGTGGTCGATGCCACGCGCGTGAACCTGCTCGAGCGCCACGACCTCGCGGTCGAACAGGTCGGCTATGCCGACGTCGTGGTGCTCTCGCGCACCGACGCGTGCGACCACGTCGCGATTGCCGACGCCACCCGCGTGATCGCGGCGCACAACGGCGCGGCGGTGGTGGTCGCCAGCGCGCGCGGCGAGATCGCGGCCCCGGGCTCGCTCGACGCCTTGCTCGCCGCACGCGACGGCGAGCTGCCCGTCTACCGTGGGCCGGCGCCCAAGCGGATGCGCCACGTCTACGAGTCGGTCTCGCTCAGCCTCGACGGCGATGTGGACGGCGATCGCTTCGCCGAGTTCATCGAGACCGAGCTCGCGCCCTTCGCTGGTCGCATCTTCCGCACCAAGGGCATCCTCGCGGTCGCCGGCGTCGACGAGCGGATGATCCTGCAGGGCGTCGCGGACCTGGTCGAGATCACCTTCGGCGCGCCGTGGGACGCCACGCCGCGCCACGGTCGCATGGTCGTGGTCGGCTACGCCCTCGATGCCGACGCGCTGCGCCGCGGCTTCGCCGGGTGTGCCGCCCACGTCGAGGACCCGGCCGCGCCCGCGCTGGCCGACGACCCCGGCTAG
- a CDS encoding SEC-C domain-containing protein, whose amino-acid sequence MKPSPNAPCPCGSGAKLKQCCGVYHRGRPATPPALMRARYSAYATGDANFLIDTTHPESPHAQADRRAWKQELVAYCRATEFVGLTVHAHERDDAAGRASVTFTAALRQDGRDVSFTEHSTFVREGVRWYYLDGESIDAELP is encoded by the coding sequence GTGAAGCCCTCGCCCAACGCGCCGTGCCCGTGCGGCTCCGGTGCCAAGCTCAAGCAGTGCTGTGGCGTCTACCACCGTGGCCGTCCGGCCACGCCGCCGGCGTTGATGCGAGCACGCTACAGCGCGTATGCGACGGGTGACGCGAACTTCCTCATCGACACCACCCATCCCGAGAGTCCGCACGCCCAAGCCGATCGGCGCGCGTGGAAGCAGGAGCTGGTGGCCTACTGTCGCGCGACCGAGTTCGTGGGGCTGACCGTGCACGCGCACGAGCGCGACGACGCGGCCGGTCGCGCGAGCGTCACCTTCACCGCCGCGCTGCGTCAGGACGGTCGCGACGTCAGCTTCACCGAGCACAGCACCTTCGTGCGCGAGGGCGTGCGTTGGTACTACCTCGATGGCGAGTCGATCGACGCCGAACTCCCCTGA
- a CDS encoding VOC family protein, with translation MAQLDLVTLIVEEYDPAIRFFVGALGFDLVEDSPSTTNDGRAKRWVVVRPPGGQTGLLLARADGDRQRDAIGQQMAGRVGLFLRVDDFEASHARMRAAGVEFVSEPRDEPFGRVAIFVDIAGNRWDLLGPRPGR, from the coding sequence GTGGCACAGCTCGACCTGGTGACGCTCATCGTCGAGGAGTACGACCCTGCGATCCGATTCTTCGTCGGTGCGCTCGGCTTCGATCTCGTCGAAGACTCGCCCTCGACCACCAACGACGGTCGCGCCAAGCGATGGGTGGTGGTGCGCCCGCCCGGCGGTCAGACCGGCCTGCTGCTCGCCCGCGCCGACGGCGATCGTCAGCGCGACGCGATCGGCCAGCAGATGGCCGGCCGCGTGGGCCTGTTCCTGCGCGTCGACGACTTCGAGGCCAGCCATGCCCGCATGCGCGCCGCGGGGGTCGAGTTCGTCAGCGAACCACGCGACGAGCCCTTCGGCCGGGTCGCGATCTTCGTCGACATCGCCGGCAATCGCTGGGACCTGCTGGGCCCGCGGCCCGGTCGCTGA